From the genome of Triticum aestivum cultivar Chinese Spring chromosome 3B, IWGSC CS RefSeq v2.1, whole genome shotgun sequence, one region includes:
- the LOC123065546 gene encoding E3 ubiquitin-protein ligase At4g11680: MPAASSSAAATAGTSRGGGRVSAFTMRAVARMSRARWFIFLRRVYQYQNGPRSDLGSNPFNSSGWLALELGVIVAQMVITMGVVATSPKERPAWPLRLWVCAYNVGNVLSLPLLYWRHRHSSAAGRGDDPEMHGAGDALRNSSYLMNKARAFLELFFAMWFVMGNVWVFDSRLGSFHRAPRLYALCIGLLAWNAVVYSLPFLLFLLLCCFVPVVGYALGYNMNSASVGRGASDEQLDALPRWRFKEPDVPRDREKDDQECCICLAQYREKEEVRQLPCTHMFHLKCVDRWLRIISSCPLCKQELS; this comes from the exons ATGCCGGCCGCTTCGTCGTCGGCCGCGGCAACGGCCGGAACCAGCCGCGGCGGCGGTCGGGTCTCCGCTTTCACCATGCGCGCGGTGGCGCGCATGTCGAGGGCGCGGTGGTTCATCTTCCTGAGGCGGGTATACCAGTACCAGAACGGCCCGAGGTCCGACCTGGGCTCCAACCCTTTCAACTCGTCCGGCTGGCTCGCTCTCGAGCTCGGCGTGATCGTCGCGCAGATGGTCATCACCATGGGCGTCGTGGCCACCTCCCCCAAGGAACGCCCCGCGTGGCCGCTTCGGCTCTGGGTCTGCGCGTACAACGTCGGCAACGTGCTCAGCCTCCCACTCCTCTACTGGCGCCACCGACATTCATCGGCCGCCGGGCGAGGCGACGACCCCGAGATGCACGGCGCCGGTGACGCTCTAAG GAACAGCTCGTATCTGATGAACAAGGCTCGGGCGTTCCTGGAGCTCTTCTTCGCGATGTGGTTTGTGATGGGCAACGTGTGGGTGTTCGACTCGCGGCTCGGGTCGTTCCACCGCGCGCCGAGGTTGTACGCGCTCTGCATCGGCCTGCTCGCCTGGAACGCCGTCGTCTACTCGCtccccttcctcctcttcctcctgctcTGCTGCTTCGTCCCGGTCGTTGGGTACGCGCTTGGGTACAACATGAACTCGGCCTCCGTTGGCCGGGGCGCCTCCGACGAGCAGCTGGACGCGCTGCCGCGGTGGCGGTTCAAGGAGCCCGACGTGCCGAGAGACCGCGAGAAGGACGATCAA GAGTGCTGCATATGCCTGGCGCAGTacagggagaaggaggaggtgagGCAGCTGCCGTGCACACACATGTTCCACCTGAAATGCGTGGACAGGTGGCTGAGGATCATCTCCTCTTGCCCTCTCTGCAAGCAAGAGCTCAGCTGA